A single genomic interval of Drosophila virilis strain 15010-1051.87 chromosome 2, Dvir_AGI_RSII-ME, whole genome shotgun sequence harbors:
- the Mekk1 gene encoding mitogen-activated protein kinase kinase kinase 4 isoform X1, with protein MSHNRRRVRTIEYLTQMSTATALAATATAAAAISPPAQAAESATVLAPAAESAATADPAVAPVPPIRLRREHNVDEDVARVEFRVKQSSSRPMQMANARIGTLEEDLHPDDELAAHYEAFGTTPPRTRLKIKNRDWERKQKFNIVDVSVDAPASVGGTPKKGMTRMARSRVLRRNTMDCALLNEMFVNDEGKRTDKRLQSLLRDSEREMKNSLASTTIAAPRGNSFHEGGAHPLESLDKIMPLSSDEPPMMPLRIASKVVESCNRYRCVSSRPIGCRSSAPPLAFTPQLPALRVDGKTTPGLTKRKDFHETFSNLIKLGSVDRQDGKLSQEEHTWQTELKDLIWLELQAWQADRTVEQQDKYLYEARHGVSDLLTQIISYKFQPRYRREPSLLSLDSGINSDANSNASSPLPSKVCQGCMSLYCKDCMERQEMALREVEDLLTRLEAAEALYPSSQAMGALHPIYKSQSFVGRIKAMCLWYNITKQNKLKLSILGRILARLQDEKFSWPVQTSYMGSDSGNSSSASGVENDDSAVNSMDSSKPPSVAGNGQAPGRRGCGTVSCARVQFMLNDSTHVPGETSSSNESTSTEISQLSNELPGGHLRKGSMHDINIFSVEPLGTSSNDCNGEQVSGLYRKFIENVLKCRGLAKSLAFLHQLHTVALYKAHIALEKPGAEDLEDFELDAEIIEQDVPRMDPQISREQVIELRTYGYWSEEAQSINLPSYIPTFVFLSGIPLQFMHEFLRMRLETRPVRPNPLSLEQLMKELREGLTLALTHRERYQRHITTALAENETELGSYINILNQYDATVRKTFELYLDYIDQLVLVAVPETNQKSVLEKEWMFTKLISPMIKGMHTLASQKFCGIISKLLCSISKRLVQRSEELDEQIASTAHSNDSEELKWQLLTICRETQALLTVERERSIKVLFFAKTFCRDVETTDFHREHYEHDVANQQHDFICSDVKAAFKLLQQDVLEVRNKLTNIIKGVQLRCCMRNMLELDEQDRLAVLSRTREILHQGYKFGFEYHKDVIRLFEQRIMDQKDSGHTVDLALGIIAFAKMWMHFVMERCERGRGMRPRWASQGLEFLMLACDLQITQHLDDRQFEELKQQMDRCISHVIGITSEPEKVARKKASPRTRKTSSPATSRSRTPTRTPMSAGVVVNPNTQPLQSPQYNKLLHPQFSLKEELLQHSSASYSSVDSADFAEAPHSAGELRLLVPQTPPISTGTSTATSGKGSSTPLASRHERVRDAVNRLDLDLEEHLRERRLIGQVKALNSCDKIQIRARSVHFRWHRGIKIGQGRFGKVYTAVNNNTGELMAMKEIAIQPGETRALKNVAEELKILEGIKHKNLVRYYGIEVHREELLIFMELCSEGTLESLVELTGGLPEALARRFTAQLLSGVAELHKHGIVHRDIKTANIFLVDGSNSLKLGDFGSAVKIQAHTTVPGELQGYVGTQAYMAPEVFTKTNSDGHGRAADIWSVGCVVVEMASGKRPWAQFDSNFQIMFKVGMGEKPQAPESLSQEGHEFIDSCLQHDPKQRLSAIELLELNFCKSGRDEECSSEQLQAQMRGSFRRNVVQI; from the exons ATGTCACACAATAGACGAAGAGTGCGCACAATTGAGTACCTCACGCAAATGTCGACGGCGACAGCgctggcagcgacagcgacagcggcagcggcgatATCGCCGCCAGCACAAGCGGCGGAGTCAGCCACAGTTCTCGCTCCAGCTGCGGAGTCAGCAGCGACTGCGGATCCAGCCGTGGCTCCAGTGCCACCCATAAGATTACGTCGCGAGCATAACGTGGATGAGGATGTTGCAAG AGTGGAATTTCGCGTGAAGCAATCGTCGTCGCGTCcaatgcaaatggcaaacgcTCGCATCGGCACGCTGGAGGAGGATCTGCATCCGGACGATGAGCTGGCGGCACACTATGAAGCATTTGGCACCACGCCCCCGCGCACCCGTCTGAAGATCAAGAATCGCGACTGGGAACGTAAACAAAAGTTCAACATTGTCGATGT CTCCGTCGATGCGCCGGCGAGCGTTGGAGGCACGCCCAAGAAGGGCATGACGCGAATGGCGCGTTCCCGTGTGCTGAGGCGCAATACGATGGACTGCGCCCTGCTGAACGAGATGTTCGTCAACGACGAGGGCAAGCGAACGGACAAGCGACTGCAGTCGCTACTGCGGGACTCCGAGCGGGAGATGAAGAACTCCCTGGCATCGACAACGATTGCGGCGCCGCGTGGCAACAGTTTCCATGAGGGCGGCGCCCATCCGCTGGAATCGCTGGACAAGATTATGCCGCTGAGCTCCGACGAGCCGCCGATGATGCCACTGCGTATTGCGTCCAAGGTGGTGGAGAGCTGCAATCGATATCGCTGCGTCTCGTCGCGGCCCATCGGCTGTCGCTCGTCGGCGCCGCCGTTGGCCTTTACGCCGCAGCTGCCGGCGCTACGCGTGGATGGAAAGACGACGCCTGGGCTGACCAAGCGCAAGGACTTCCACGAGACATTCTCCAATCTGATCAAGCTGGGCAGCGTGGACCGGCAGGATGGCAAGCTTTCGCAGGAGGAGCACACGTGGCAGACCGAGCTGAAGGATCTCATCTGGCTGGAGTTGCAGGCCTGGCAGGCCGATCGCACCGTCGAGCAGCAGGACAAATATCTATACGAGGCGCGTCACGGTGTCTCCGATCTGCTCACCCAGATCATCAGCTACAAGTTCCAGCCGCGCTACAGACGCGAGCCCAGTCTCCTCAGCCTCGACAGCGGCATAAACTCGGACGCCAATTCCAATGCCAGCT CTCCCTTGCCCAGCAAAGTGTGCCAGGGCTGCATGTCTTTGTACTGTAAGGACTGCATGGAGCGACAGGAGATGGCGCTGCGTGAGGTGGAGGATCTGCTAACACGCCTGGAGGCAGCCGAGGCCTTGTATCCCTCCTCCCAGGCCATGGGTGCACTGCATCCAATTTACAAATCCCAGAGCTTTGTCGGCCGCATCAAGGCCATGTGCCTTTGGTACAACATAACCAAGCAGAACAAGCTCAAACTGAGTATTCTGGGCAGGATTTTGGCGCG GCTTCAGGATGAGAAATTCTCTTGGCCGGTGCAAACATCGTACATGGGCTCGGATAGTGGCAATTCGTCATCCGCCTCGGGCGTGGAAAACGACGACTCGGCGGTCAATTCGATGGACTCCTCGAAACCGCCCAGCGTGGCGGGCAACGGGCAGGCGCCGGGCCGCCGGGGCTGCGGCACCGTGTCCTGTGCGCGGGTGCAATTCATGCTGAACGATTCGACCCATGTGCCCGGCGAGACCTCCAGCAGCAATGA GTCCACATCGACGGAGATTAGCCAGCTGTCGAACGAGCTGCCGGGCGGGCATTTGCGTAAGGGCTCGATGCACGACATCAATATCTTTAGCGTTGAGCCGCTGGGCACCTCGTCCAATGACTGCAACGGTGAGCAGGTCTCTGGGCTGTATCGCAAGTTCATTGAGAATGTCCTGAAGTGTCGCGGTCTGGCCAAATCCCTGGCATTTCTCCATCAGCTGCACACGGTCGCGTTGTATAAGGCACACATTGCGCTGGAGAAACCCGGCGCGGAGGATCTGGAGGACTTTGAGTTGGATGCGGAGATCATTGAACAGGATGTGCCGCGCATGGATCCGCAAATCAGCCGGGAACAGGTCATCGAGCTGCGCACCTACGGCTACTGGAGCGAGGAGGCGCAGTCCATCAATCTGCCCTCGTACATTCCCACCTTTGTGTTCCTCAGCGGAATCCCGTTGCAGTTCATGCACGAGTTCCTGCGCATGCGCCTCGAGACGCGTCCGGTGCGCCCCAATCCGCTCAGCCTAGAGCAGCTAATGAAGGAGCTGCGCGAGGGTCTCACCCTTGCACTGACGCATCGCGAGCGCTACCAGCGCCACATAACGACGGCCCTGGCCGAGAACGAAACCGAGCTGGGCAGCTACATCAACATCCTCAACCAGTACGATGCGACGGTGCGCAAGACCTTCGAGCTCTATCTGGATTATATCGATCAGCTGGTGCTTGTCGCCGTGCCGGAAACGAACCAGAAGTCTGTGCTCGAGAAGGAATGGATGTTCACCAAGCTGATTAGTCCCATGATCAAGGGCATGCACACGTTGGCCTCCCAAAAGTTTTGCGGCATCATCAGCAAGCTGTTGTGCAGCATCTCCAAGCGGCTGGTTCAGCGCTCCGAGGAGCTGGATGAACAGATTGCCAGCACGGCGCACAGCAACGACAGCGAGGAGCTTAAGTGGCAGCTGCTCACCATCTGTCGGGAGACCCAGGCGCTGCTCACCGTCGAGCGAGAGCGTTCGATTAAGGTGCTCTTCTTTGCGAAGACCTTCTGCCGGGACGTCGAGACGACGGACTTCCATCGGGAGCACTACGAGCACGATGTGGCCAATCAGCAGCACGATTTCATCTGCTCGGACGTCAAAGCGGCCTTCAAGCTGCTCCAACAGGATGTGCTCGAGGTGCGCAACAAGCTGACCAACATCATTAAGGGTGTCCAGCTTAGGTGTTGCATGCGCAACATGCTCGAGCTGGACGAACAGGATCGGTTGGCGGTGTTGTCGCGTACGCGCGAGATCCTGCATCAGGGCTACAAATTCGGCTTCGAGTATCACAAGGATGTGATCAGACTGTTCGAGCAGCGCATCATGGACCAGAAGGATAGTGGACACACCGTCGACCTGGCGCTGGGCATCATTGCCTTCGCCAAGATGTGGATGCATTTTGTGATGGAACGCTGCGAGCGCGGCCGGGGCATGCGTCCGCGCTGGGCTTCCCAGGGCCTGGAGTTCCTGATGCTGGCCTGCGATCTGCAGATCACCCAGCATCTCGACGATCGTCAGTTCGAGGAGCTGAAACAGCAAATGGATCGTTGCATTTCCCATGTGATCGGCATTACCTCCGAGCCGGAGAAGGTCGCCCGCAAGAAGGCATCGCCGCGCACCCGCAAGACCTCCTCGCCGGCCACAAGTCGCTCCCGGACACCGACACGCACGCCCATGTCCGCGGGGGTTGTGGTGAATCCCAACACGCAGCCGCTGCAATCGCCGCAGTACAACAAGCTGCTCCATCCGCAGTTCAGCCTGAaggaggagctgctgcagcacagCTCCGCCAGCTACAGCTCCGTAGACAGCGCCGATTTTGCCGAGGCGCCGCACAGCGCCGGCGAGCTGCGTCTCCTCGTGCCACAGACGCCGCCCATTTCCACAGGCACATCGACAGCCACATCCGGCAAAGGCAGCTCGACTCCGCTAGCATCCCGCCATGAGCGTGTGCGCGATGCGGTCAATCGGCTGGATTTGGATCTGGAGGAGCACCTGCGCGAACGCCGGCTCATCGGGCAGGTGAAGGCGCTCAATTCGTGCGACAAGATCCAGATCCGGGCACGCAGCGTCCACTTTCGCTGGCATCGCGGCATCAAGATCGGTCAGGGCCGTTTCGGCAAGGTCTATACGGCCGTCAACAATAATACGGGCGAGCTGATGGCCATGAAGGAGATCGCCATCCAGCCGGGCGAGACGCGCGCCCTCAAGAACGTTGCCGAGGAGCTCAAGATCCTGGAGGGCATCAAGCACAAAAATCTGGTGCGCTACTACGGCATCGAGGTGCATCGCGAGGAGTTGCTTATCTTCATGGAGCTCTGCTCGGAGGGCACACTCGAGTCCTTGGTCGAGTTGACGGGTGGCCTGCCCGAGGCACTGGCTCGCCGCTTTACCGCCCAGCTGCTGTCCGGCGTGGCCGAGCTGCACAAGCACGGCATCGTGCATCGCGATATCAAGACGGCGAACATTTTCCTTGTCGATGGCAGTAACAGCCTGAAGCTCGGCGACTTTGGCTCCGCGGTCAAGATCCAGGCCCATACAACGGTGCCCGGCGAGCTGCAGGGCTATGTCGGCACCCAGGCCTACATGGCGCCAGAGGTCTTCACCAAGACGAACAGCGATGGCCATGGCAGAGCCGCCGATATCTGGTCCGTCGGCTGTGTTGTCGTTGAGATGGCCTCGGGCAAG CGGCCCTGGGCACAGTTCGattcaaatttccaaatcatGTTCAAAGTGGGCATGGGCGAGAAGCCGCAGGCGCCGGAGAGCCTCTCGCAGGAGGGTCACGAGTTTATCGACAGCTGCCTGCAGCACGATCCCAAACAGCGTCTATCGGCCATTGAGCTTCTCGAGCTCAACTTTTGCAAG TCTGGTCGCGATGAGGAGTGCAGCAGCGAGCAGCTGCAGGCCCAGATGCGCGGCTCCTTCCGACGCAATGTGGTGCAGATCTGA